A single window of uncultured Fretibacterium sp. DNA harbors:
- a CDS encoding molybdopterin cofactor-binding domain-containing protein, translated as MKKRGVGLGLTFYGTGYGNGFPDISRAEVELLPDGRVGIHTGVTEVGQGGRTVMTQIGSEVLQTDMEYFVLIHEDTSRMPDSGTAAATRQTYNTGNAVRVACEKFRAALCERAKEALGLNSTVGLTVQDAAVFIKFFPEKRITLKELAERYTGENAISVKDEYVAQTTQMDGETGQGAPYWPYTFNACAVEVQVDTLTGRVEVLDAVFAQDAGKAVNPHLLEGQMDGGFAMGLGYTLFEDLKLENGVMKNASFSKYLIPTALDMIDVENVIVEDPESTAPFGAKGIGEPVMLPIAPAILNAIYDAVGVRILELPVTPERMLAALRKAGKDPEREPEQA; from the coding sequence ATGAAGAAACGCGGGGTCGGGTTGGGTTTGACGTTCTATGGAACGGGTTACGGCAACGGGTTCCCCGACATCTCCCGTGCCGAGGTCGAGCTGCTCCCGGACGGGCGCGTCGGGATCCACACCGGCGTGACGGAGGTGGGGCAGGGCGGCAGGACGGTCATGACCCAGATCGGCTCGGAGGTTCTCCAGACGGACATGGAGTATTTCGTCCTGATACACGAGGACACCTCCCGGATGCCCGACTCCGGGACGGCCGCGGCCACGCGCCAGACCTACAATACGGGCAACGCCGTGAGGGTCGCGTGCGAAAAATTCCGCGCCGCCCTCTGCGAGAGGGCGAAGGAGGCGCTGGGGCTCAACTCCACGGTGGGGCTGACGGTCCAGGACGCCGCGGTCTTCATCAAGTTCTTTCCCGAAAAGCGCATCACCCTGAAAGAACTGGCGGAGCGGTACACGGGGGAGAACGCCATCAGCGTCAAGGACGAGTACGTCGCGCAGACGACGCAGATGGACGGGGAGACGGGACAGGGCGCTCCCTATTGGCCCTACACCTTCAACGCCTGTGCCGTGGAGGTGCAGGTGGACACCCTGACAGGGAGGGTGGAGGTCCTCGACGCCGTGTTCGCCCAGGACGCGGGGAAGGCCGTCAATCCCCATCTCCTGGAGGGGCAGATGGACGGAGGGTTCGCCATGGGGCTGGGCTATACTCTGTTCGAGGACCTGAAGCTGGAGAACGGCGTGATGAAAAACGCCTCCTTCTCGAAGTACCTGATCCCCACCGCATTGGACATGATCGACGTCGAGAACGTCATCGTCGAGGACCCGGAATCGACTGCGCCCTTTGGGGCCAAGGGGATCGGGGAGCCGGTCATGCTGCCCATCGCCCCCGCGATCCTGAACGCCATCTACGACGCGGTGGGGGTGCGTATTCTGGAGCTTCCCGTCACCCCGGAGAGGATGCTCGCGGCGTTGAGAAAGGCCGGAAAGGACCCCGAACGGGAGCCCGAGCAGGCTTAA
- a CDS encoding ABC transporter substrate-binding protein: protein MKKLFLSLLFILITCFPSFGAEMESFTLGLPGDAKTLDPHQAVDTLSFIVTKHINEPLVTVDGKTKELVPVLAERWEILDPQTYKFYLKKGVKFHNGEELTAEDVVFSLKRATSNESVHAGSKGRSIDPDGLEIIDKYTVIVKTRGPVGGWLASMKHPYASIYNKKAVEAAGKDYFRNPVGTGPFKFKNWVKGERIDLERFDEYHGDKANFKDFHILVLPDDSSRVIALETGKVDMIYSVPSSEAERLNEFSKTKVVKAPGLNLFYLGFNTRKKPFDNPKARFAVEYAINKEAYNSVVYQGNSIQPAGPLLPASTFTPSDSKVYPYDLEKAKELLKEAGCPEGLKVSLWVSNFQEDVNGATVVQSMLRELGITVDIQVYETGIFDNKVCDGDFDMIITTWGMQTNRDAGQFWLPLFHSKSIGSTNWTFLNDKQVDENIDKVNATIDGAERNELFQKIWDRLDELHPMVVLSVPHELYGARRDLVGLENFCDGRLNYLGNLTLEP from the coding sequence ATGAAAAAGTTATTCTTGTCCTTATTATTTATCCTCATAACCTGCTTCCCCAGTTTTGGTGCCGAGATGGAAAGTTTCACGCTGGGCCTTCCGGGAGATGCCAAGACGCTTGATCCCCATCAAGCCGTCGACACGCTTTCTTTCATCGTCACAAAACATATCAATGAACCGCTTGTGACCGTGGACGGAAAGACCAAGGAGCTTGTTCCCGTTCTGGCGGAAAGATGGGAGATTCTGGATCCTCAAACCTACAAATTTTATCTTAAAAAAGGTGTCAAATTCCACAACGGAGAGGAATTGACGGCTGAGGACGTAGTTTTTTCCCTCAAACGAGCTACATCTAACGAATCGGTTCACGCGGGTTCCAAGGGAAGGTCTATTGATCCCGATGGGCTCGAGATTATAGACAAATATACGGTTATCGTCAAAACAAGAGGGCCGGTGGGCGGATGGCTGGCATCCATGAAACACCCCTACGCGAGTATTTACAACAAGAAAGCTGTCGAGGCCGCAGGTAAGGATTATTTCCGCAACCCTGTGGGGACGGGACCCTTCAAATTTAAGAACTGGGTCAAGGGCGAACGGATTGACCTGGAACGCTTCGATGAATATCATGGTGATAAGGCCAACTTCAAGGACTTCCATATCCTGGTTCTGCCGGACGACAGCAGCAGGGTTATCGCACTGGAAACGGGCAAGGTCGATATGATTTACTCCGTTCCCTCAAGCGAGGCTGAGCGCCTGAACGAATTTTCAAAAACAAAGGTCGTGAAGGCCCCGGGCCTCAACCTGTTCTATCTGGGGTTCAATACTCGCAAAAAACCCTTCGACAACCCAAAGGCCCGCTTCGCGGTGGAATACGCGATCAACAAAGAGGCCTATAATTCTGTGGTCTATCAGGGTAATTCGATACAGCCTGCGGGGCCGTTGCTTCCTGCAAGTACCTTTACGCCGAGCGACAGTAAGGTGTACCCCTACGACCTGGAAAAGGCAAAAGAGCTCTTAAAAGAGGCCGGGTGCCCCGAAGGACTCAAAGTTTCTTTATGGGTCAGTAACTTTCAAGAGGACGTCAATGGTGCCACAGTCGTACAATCGATGTTGAGAGAGCTTGGGATTACCGTTGACATACAGGTTTACGAAACCGGAATTTTCGACAACAAGGTCTGTGACGGAGATTTTGACATGATCATCACCACCTGGGGCATGCAGACGAACCGCGATGCCGGACAGTTCTGGCTTCCCCTTTTCCACTCAAAGAGCATCGGTTCGACGAACTGGACCTTCCTCAATGACAAGCAGGTGGACGAAAATATCGATAAGGTAAACGCTACGATTGACGGGGCCGAACGCAACGAGCTTTTTCAAAAGATTTGGGATCGGCTGGACGAACTTCACCCGATGGTTGTTCTGTCCGTGCCGCATGAGCTTTATGGTGCACGTCGCGATTTGGTGGGACTGGAAAATTTCTGCGACGGACGTCTGAATTATCTGGGTAACCTTACCCTCGAGCCCTGA
- a CDS encoding GntR family transcriptional regulator — MGKSGEANINGGKLKDLVDQYLRTQIFKTRSLSPGDQINERALSRILQVSRAPIREALKELEAQGLVASEQYRGWFVADFREEEFVEINKLRTLLEYNLLESVLSSGGPDDEELAPIEAINEEMRSITKLSESDEAKAFKYAKQEMLFHTSLYALAKDNCIWTRRLLRNFSFQIQSALHRWLLEEWQMEMGVAFHDKLLECLRKKDSAELRKMLFTRLDSGPWKDIPHNPGSRTR, encoded by the coding sequence TTGGGCAAGAGTGGGGAGGCAAATATCAATGGTGGAAAATTGAAGGACTTGGTGGATCAATACCTTCGGACACAGATTTTTAAGACCAGGAGCCTTTCTCCTGGGGATCAGATTAATGAAAGAGCGCTCTCTCGGATACTCCAGGTAAGTCGGGCCCCGATTCGAGAAGCCCTAAAAGAGCTCGAGGCACAAGGACTTGTCGCATCGGAACAATATCGGGGCTGGTTCGTTGCGGATTTTCGCGAGGAAGAGTTTGTTGAAATCAATAAACTAAGAACTCTTCTCGAATACAACTTACTGGAGTCAGTTCTATCCTCTGGTGGACCCGATGACGAGGAACTCGCGCCAATCGAGGCAATCAATGAGGAAATGCGCTCCATCACAAAGCTTTCCGAATCCGACGAAGCCAAGGCATTCAAGTATGCCAAGCAGGAGATGTTGTTTCATACGTCTCTTTATGCTTTGGCGAAGGATAATTGTATCTGGACACGCAGGTTGCTCCGAAACTTTTCCTTCCAGATCCAGAGCGCACTCCATCGATGGCTTCTTGAGGAATGGCAGATGGAGATGGGGGTCGCATTTCATGATAAGCTGTTGGAATGTCTGAGGAAAAAAGACAGCGCCGAATTACGGAAAATGCTCTTCACCCGTCTGGACAGTGGCCCCTGGAAGGATATTCCGCATAATCCGGGCTCCCGGACGAGGTAA